From a single Nymphaea colorata isolate Beijing-Zhang1983 chromosome 4, ASM883128v2, whole genome shotgun sequence genomic region:
- the LOC116253453 gene encoding transcription termination factor MTEF1, chloroplastic: protein MAETLGLCNSIAATRTAIPKHQHLLSAPPLPTSIPASVRPPHNPPSTSSPSSSSSSSSISLKKPFRIPNPIITSPSPSSRPILQEKLLFLESIGVDVLHLADARPSAIDAPLDRILSVVDFLRSNGFPDSELGRIFNLCPEVLESSVRDDVLPVFTFLLREVGVSGDDLRGVINRRPRLLACSVPDRLRPTLYFLQSLGIADVRKHTALLSCDAEEKFVPRLEFFQRVGFSRRDAVSMVRRFPPLFCYGVETNLRPKFEFLVNDMQRGMDELRDFPQYFSFSLENRIKPRHMVSVENRVRLPLAVMLRLTDERFREKIEVCVGSSQPLSSSPLWYETVVGSPCRDGSGQAVYCA, encoded by the coding sequence ATGGCGGAAACGCTTGGTCTCTGCAACTCCATAGCAGCTACTCGTACCGCCATTCCCAAACACCAACACCTCCTCTCCGCCCCTCCCCTACCCACCTCTATCCCCGCCTCCGTACGCCCtccccacaatcctccctccACCTCTTCcccatcttcctcctcctcctcctcctccatctcgcTCAAGAAGCCTTTCCGAATCCCTAACCCCATCATCACCTccccctctccttcttcccgCCCAATTCTCCAGGAGAAGCTGCTCTTCCTCGAATCCATCGGCGTCGACGTCCTCCACCTCGCCGACGCCCGCCCCTCTGCCATCGACGCCCCTCTCGACCGCATCCTCTCCGTCGTCGACTTCCTCCGCTCCAACGGCTTCCCCGACTCCGAGCTCGGCCGCATCTTCAATCTGTGCCCGGAGGTTCTCGAGTCCAGCGTCCGCGACGACGTCCTCCCCGTCTTCACCTTCCTCCTGCGCGAGGTCGGCGTCTCCGGCGACGACCTGCGCGGGGTCATCAACCGACGGCCGAGACTGCTCGCCTGCAGCGTCCCCGACCGCCTCCGGCCCACCCTCTACTTCCTGCAGTCTCTGGGGATCGCCGACGTGAGGAAGCACACGGCACTCCTCTCCTGCGACGCCGAGGAGAAGTTCGTCCCCCGCCTCGAGTTCTTCCAGCGTGTCGGATTCTCCCGCAGGGACGCCGTCTCGATGGTGAGGCGGTTCCCGCCGCTCTTCTGCTACGGGGTGGAGACCAATCTACGCCCTAAATTCGAGTTCCTTGTCAACGACATGCAGAGGGGAATGGACGAGCTGAGGGATTTCCCTCAGTACTTCTCCTTCAGTCTCGAGAACCGGATAAAGCCGAGACACATGGTATCGGTCGAGAACCGTGTCAGGCTGCCGCTGGCCGTCATGCTCAGGCTGACCGATGAGCGGTTCAGAGAGAAGATAGAGGTGTGCGTGGGATCATCTCAGCCGTTGAGCAGCTCACCTCTATGGTACGAGACCGTCGTCGGGTCTCCCTGTAGAGACGGCTCGGGGCAGGCTGTTTATTGCGCTTAA